A window from Gorilla gorilla gorilla isolate KB3781 chromosome 21, NHGRI_mGorGor1-v2.1_pri, whole genome shotgun sequence encodes these proteins:
- the ASXL1 gene encoding polycomb group protein ASXL1 isoform X1 — protein MKDKQKKKKERTWAEAARLVLENYSDAPMTPKQILQVIEAEGLKEMSGTSPLACLNAMLHSNSRGGEGLFYKLPGRISLFTLKRQDLTLLPRLISNSWPQGILPPMPLKVLGLQKDALQWSRHPATVEGEEPEDTADVESCGSNEASTVSGENDVSLDETSSNASCSTESQSRPLSNPRDSYRASSQVNKQKKKTGVMLPRVVLTPLKVNGAHVESASGFSGCHADGESGSPSSSSSGSLALGSAAIRGQAEVTQDPAPLLRGFRKPATGQMKRNRGEEIDFETPGSILVNTNLRALINSRTFHALPSHFQQQLLFLLPEVDRQVGTDGLLRLSSSALNNEFFTHAAQSWRERLADGEFTHEMQVRIRQEMEKEKKVEQWKEKFFEDYYGQKLGLTKEESLQQNVGQEEAEIKSGLCVPGESVRIQRGPATRQRDGHFKKRSRPDLRTRARRNLYKKQESEQAGVAKDAKSVASDVPVYKDGEAKTDPAGLSSPHLPGTSSAAPDLEGPEFPVESVASRIQAEPDNLARASASPDRIPSLPQETVDQEPKDQKRKSFEQAASASFPEKKPRLEDRQSFRNTIESVHTEKPQPTKEEPKVPPIRIQLSRIKPPWVVKGQPTYQICPRIIPTTESSCRGWTGARTLADIKARALQVRGARGHHCHREAATTAIGGGGGPGGGGGGATDEGGGRGSSSGDGGEACGHPEPRGGPSTPGKCTSDLQRTQLLPPYPLNGEHTQAGTAMSRARREDLPSLRKEESCLLQRATAGLTDGLGDASQLPVAPTGDQPCQALPLLSSQTSVAERLVEQPQLHPDVRTECESGTTSWESDDEEQGPTVPADNGPIPSLVGDDILEKGTGQALDSHPTMKDPVNVTSSSTPESSPTDCLQNRPFDDELGLGGSCPPMRESDTRQENLKTKALVSNSSVHWIPIPSNDEVVKQPEPESREHVPSVEPQVGEKWEKAAPTPPALPGDLTAEEGLDPLDSLTSLWTVPSRGGNDSNGSYCQQVDIEKLKINGDSEALSPHSESTDTASDFEGHLTEDSSEADTSEAAVTKRSSVDKDEKPNWNQSAPLSKVNGDMRLVTRTDGMVAPQSWVSRVCAVRQKIPDSLLLANTEYQPRAVCLSRPGSSVEATNPLVMQLLQGSLPLEKVLPPAHDDSMSESPQVPLTKEQSHGFLRMGSLHGLGKNSGMVGGSSPSSLRALKEPLLPDSCETGTGLARIEATQAPGAPQKNCKAVPSFDSLHPVTNPITSSRKLEEMDSKEQFSSFSCEDQKEVRAMSQDSNSNAAPGKSPGDLTTSRTPRFSSPNVISFGPEQTGRALGNQSNVTGQGKKLFGSGNVAATLQRPRPADPMPLPAEIPPVFPSGKLGPSTNSMSGGVQTPREDWASKPHAFVGSVKNEKTFVGGPLKANAENRKATGHSPLELVGHLQGMPFVMDLPFWKLPREPGKGLSEPLEPSLPSQLSIKQAFYGKLSKLQLSSTSFNYSSSSPTFPKGLAGSVVQLSHKANFGASHSASLSLQMFTDSSTVESISLQCACSLKAMIMCQGCGAFCHDDCIGPSKLCVLCLVVR, from the exons AAGGATGCCCTGCAGTGGTCTCGCCATCCAGCTACAGTGGAGGGAGAGGAGCCAGAGGACACGGCCGATGTGGAGAGCTGTGGGTCTAATGAAGCCAGCACTGTGAGTGGTGAAAACGATG TATCTCTTGATGAAACATCTTCGAACGCATCCTGTTCTACAGAATCCCAGAGTCGACCTCTTTCCAATCCCAGGGACAGCTACAGAGCTTCCTCACAG gtgaacaaacaaaagaaaaagactggGGTGATGCTGCCTCGAGTTGTCCTGACTCCTCTGAAGGTAAACGGGGCCCACGTGGAATCTGCATCAG GGTTCTCGGGCTGCCACGCCGATGGCGAGAGCGGCAGCCCgtccagcagcagcagcggctcTCTGGCCCTGGGCAGCGCTGCTATTCGTGGCCAGGCCGAGGTCACCCAGGACCCTGCCCCGCTCCTGAGAGGCTTCCGGAAGCCAGCCACAG GTCAAATGAAGCGCAACAGAGGGGAAGAAATAGATTTTGAGACACCTGGGTCCATTCTCGTCAACACCAACCTGCGTGCCCTGATCAACTCTCGGACCTTCCATGCCTTACCATCACACTTCCAGCAgcagctcctcttcctcctgcctgaAGTAGACAGACAG GTGGGGACGGATGGCCTGTTGCGTCTCAGCAGCAGTGCACTAAATAACGAGTTTTTTACCCATGCGGCTCAGAGCTGGCGGGAGCGCCTGGCTGATG GCGAATTTACTCATGAGATGCAAGTCAGGATACGACAGGaaatggagaaggaaaagaaggtggAACAATGGAAAGAAAAGTTCTTTGAAGACTACTATGGACAGAA gCTGGGTTTGACCAAAGAAGAGTCATTGCAGCAGAACGTGGGCCAGGAGGAGGCTGAAATCAAAAGTGGCTTGTGTGTCCCAGGAGAATCAGTGCGTATACAGCGTGGTCCAGCCACCCGACAGCGAGATGGGCATTTTAAGAAACGCTCTCGGCCAGATCTCCGAACCAGAGCCAGAAGGAATCTGTACAAAAAACAGGAGTCAGAACAAGCAGGGGTTGCTAAGGATGCAAAATCTGTGGCCTCAGATGTTCCCGTCTACAAGGATGGGGAGGCTAAGACTGACCCAGCAGGGCTGAGCAGTCCCCATCTGCCAGgcacatcctctgcagcacccGACCTGGAGGGTCCCGAATTCCCAGTTGAGTCTGTGGCTTCTCGGATCCAGGCTGAGCCAGACAACTTGGCACGTGCCTCTGCATCTCCAGACAGAATTCCTAGCCTGCCTCAGGAAACTGTGGATCAGGAACCCAAGGATCAGAAGAGGAAATCCTTTGAGCAGGCGGCCTCTGCATCCTTTCCCGAAAAGAAGCCCCGGCTTGAAGATCGTCAGTCCTTTCGTAACACAATTGAAAGTGTTCACACCGAAAAGCCACAGCCCACTAAAGAGGAGCCCAAAGTCCCGCCCATCCGG ATTCAACTTTCACGTATCAAACCACCCTGGGTGGTTAAAGGTCAGCCCACTTACCAGATATGCCCCCGGATCATCCCCACCACGGAGTCCTCCTGCCGGGGTTGGACTGGCGCCAGGACCCTCGCAGACATTAAAGCCCGTGCTCTGCAGGTCCGAGGGGCGAGAGGTCACCACTGCCATAGAGAGGCGGCCACCACTGCCATCGGAGGGGGGGGTGGCCCGGGTGGAGGTGGCGGCGGGGCCACCGATGAGGGAGgtggcagaggcagcagcagtggtgatggtggtgaggcCTGTGGCCACCCTGAGCCCAGGGGAGGCCCGAGCACCCCTGGAAAGTGTACGTCAGATCTACAGCGAACACAACTACTGCCGCCTTATCCTCTAAATGGGGAGCATACCCAGGCCGGAACTGCCATGTCCAGAGCTAGGAGAGAGGACCTGCCTTCTCTGAGAAAGGAGGAAAGCTGCCTACTACAGAGGGCTACAGCTGGACTCACAGATGGGCTAGGAGATGCCTCCCAACTCCCCGTTGCTCCCACTGGGGACCAGCCATGCCAGGCCTTGCCCCTACTGTCCTCCCAAACCTCAGTAGCTGAGAGATTAGTGGAGCAGCCTCAGTTGCATCCGGATGTTAGAACTGAATGTGAGTCTGGCACCACTTCCTGGGAAAGTGATGATGAGGAGCAAGGACCCACCGTTCCTGCAGACAATGGTCCCATACCGTCTCTAGTGGGAGATGATATATTAGAGAAAGGAACTGGCCAAGCTCTTGACAGTCATCCCACTATGAAGGATCCTGTAAATGTGACCTCCAGTTCCACACCTGAATCCTCACCGACTGATTGCCTGCAGAACAGACCATTTGATGACGAATtagggcttggtggctcatgccctcCTATGAGGGAAAGTGATACTAGACAAGAAAACTTGAAAACCAAGGCTCTCGTTTCTAACAGTTCTGTGCATTGGATACCCATCCCATCGAATGATGAGGTAGTGAAACAGCCCGAACCAGAATCCAGAGAACACGTACCATCTGTTGAGCCCCAGGTTGGAGAGAAGTGGGAGAAAGCTGCTCCCACCCCTCCTGCATTGCCTGGGGATTTGACAGCTGAGGAGGGTCTAGATCCTCTTGACAGCCTTACTTCACTCTGGACTGTGCCATCTCGAGGAGGCAATGACAGCAATGGCAGTTACTGTCAACAGGTGGACATTGAAAAGCTGAAAATCAACGGAGACTCTGAAGCACTGAGTCCTCACAGTGAGTCCACAGATACAGCCTCTGACTTTGAAGGTCACCTCACGGAGGACAGCAGTGAGGCTGACACTAGTGAAGCTGCAGTGACAAAGCGATCTTCGGTGGACAAGGATGAGAAACCCAATTGGAACCAATCTGCCCCACTGTCCAAGGTGAATGGTGACATGCGTCTGGTTACAAGGACAGATGGGATGGTTGCTCCTCAGAGCTGGGTGTCTCGAGTATGTGCGGTCCGCCAAAAGATCCCAGATTCCCTACTGCTGGCCAATACTGAGTACCAGCCAAGAGCCGTGTGCCTGTCCAGGCCTGGGTCCTCAGTGGAGGCCACTAACCCACTTGTGATGCAGTTGCTGCAGGGTAGCTTGCCCCTAGAGAAGGTTCTTCCACCAGCCCACGATGACAGCATGTCAGAATCCCCACAAGTACCACTTACAAAAGAGCAGAGCCATGGCTTCCTACGCATGGGATCTTTACATGGTCTTGGAAAAAACAGTGGCATGGTTGGTGGAAGCAGCCCCAGTTCTTTAAGGGCTTTGAAGGAGCCTCTTCTACCAGATAGCTGTGAAACAGGCACTGGTCTTGCCAGGATTGAGGCCACCCAGGCTCCTGGAGCACCCCAAAAGAATTGCAAGGCAGTCCCAAGTTTTGACTCCCTCCATCCGGTGACAAATCCCATTACATCCTCTAGGAAACTGGAAGAAATGGATTCCAAAGAGCAGTTCTCTTCCTTTAGCTGTGAAGATCAGAAGGAAGTCCGTGCTATGTCACAGGACAGTAATTCAAATGCTGCTCCAGGAAAGAGCCCAGGAGATCTTACTACCTCGAGAACACCTCGTTTCTCATCTCCAAATGTGATCTCCTTTGGTCCAGAGCAGACAGGTCGGGCCCTGGGTAATCAGAGCAATGTTACAGGCCAAGGGAAGAAGCTTTTTGGCTCTGGGAATGTGGCTGCAACCCTTCAGCGCCCCAGGCCTGCGGACCCGATGCCTCTTCCTGCTGAGATCCCTCCAGTTTTTCCCAGTGGGAAGTTGGGACCAAGCACAAACTCCATGTCTGGTGGGGTACAGACTCCAAGGGAAGACTGGGCTTCAAAGCCACATGCCTTTGTTGGCAGCGTCAAGAATGAGAAGACTTTTGTGGGGGGTCCTCTTAAGGCAAATGCCGAGAACAGGAAAGCCACTGGGCATAGTCCCCTGGAACTGGTGGGTCACTTGCAAGGGATGCCCTTTGTCATGGACTTGCCCTTCTGGAAATTACCCCGAGAGCCAGGGAAGGGGCTCAGTGAGCCTCTGGagccttctctcccctcccaacTCAGCATCAAGCAGGCATTTTATGGGAAGCTTTCTAAACTCCAACTGAGTTCCACCAGCTTTAATTATTCCTCTAGCTCTCCCACCTTTCCCAAAGGCCTTGCTGGAAGTGTGGTGCAGCTGAGCCACAAAGCAAACTTTGGTGCGAGCCACAGTGCATCACTTTCCTTGCAAATGTTCACTGACAGCAGCACGGTGGAAAGCATCTCACTCCAGTGTGCGTGCAGCCTGAAAGCCATGATCATGTGCCAAGGCTGCGGTGCGTTCTGTCACGATGACTGTATTGGACCCTCAAAGCTCTGTGTATTGTGCCTTGTGGTGAGATAA
- the ASXL1 gene encoding polycomb group protein ASXL1 isoform X2, whose protein sequence is MLSFPNLNQVLENYSDAPMTPKQILQVIEAEGLKEMSGTSPLACLNAMLHSNSRGGEGLFYKLPGRISLFTLKRQDLTLLPRLISNSWPQGILPPMPLKVLGLQKDALQWSRHPATVEGEEPEDTADVESCGSNEASTVSGENDVSLDETSSNASCSTESQSRPLSNPRDSYRASSQVNKQKKKTGVMLPRVVLTPLKVNGAHVESASGFSGCHADGESGSPSSSSSGSLALGSAAIRGQAEVTQDPAPLLRGFRKPATGQMKRNRGEEIDFETPGSILVNTNLRALINSRTFHALPSHFQQQLLFLLPEVDRQVGTDGLLRLSSSALNNEFFTHAAQSWRERLADGEFTHEMQVRIRQEMEKEKKVEQWKEKFFEDYYGQKLGLTKEESLQQNVGQEEAEIKSGLCVPGESVRIQRGPATRQRDGHFKKRSRPDLRTRARRNLYKKQESEQAGVAKDAKSVASDVPVYKDGEAKTDPAGLSSPHLPGTSSAAPDLEGPEFPVESVASRIQAEPDNLARASASPDRIPSLPQETVDQEPKDQKRKSFEQAASASFPEKKPRLEDRQSFRNTIESVHTEKPQPTKEEPKVPPIRIQLSRIKPPWVVKGQPTYQICPRIIPTTESSCRGWTGARTLADIKARALQVRGARGHHCHREAATTAIGGGGGPGGGGGGATDEGGGRGSSSGDGGEACGHPEPRGGPSTPGKCTSDLQRTQLLPPYPLNGEHTQAGTAMSRARREDLPSLRKEESCLLQRATAGLTDGLGDASQLPVAPTGDQPCQALPLLSSQTSVAERLVEQPQLHPDVRTECESGTTSWESDDEEQGPTVPADNGPIPSLVGDDILEKGTGQALDSHPTMKDPVNVTSSSTPESSPTDCLQNRPFDDELGLGGSCPPMRESDTRQENLKTKALVSNSSVHWIPIPSNDEVVKQPEPESREHVPSVEPQVGEKWEKAAPTPPALPGDLTAEEGLDPLDSLTSLWTVPSRGGNDSNGSYCQQVDIEKLKINGDSEALSPHSESTDTASDFEGHLTEDSSEADTSEAAVTKRSSVDKDEKPNWNQSAPLSKVNGDMRLVTRTDGMVAPQSWVSRVCAVRQKIPDSLLLANTEYQPRAVCLSRPGSSVEATNPLVMQLLQGSLPLEKVLPPAHDDSMSESPQVPLTKEQSHGFLRMGSLHGLGKNSGMVGGSSPSSLRALKEPLLPDSCETGTGLARIEATQAPGAPQKNCKAVPSFDSLHPVTNPITSSRKLEEMDSKEQFSSFSCEDQKEVRAMSQDSNSNAAPGKSPGDLTTSRTPRFSSPNVISFGPEQTGRALGNQSNVTGQGKKLFGSGNVAATLQRPRPADPMPLPAEIPPVFPSGKLGPSTNSMSGGVQTPREDWASKPHAFVGSVKNEKTFVGGPLKANAENRKATGHSPLELVGHLQGMPFVMDLPFWKLPREPGKGLSEPLEPSLPSQLSIKQAFYGKLSKLQLSSTSFNYSSSSPTFPKGLAGSVVQLSHKANFGASHSASLSLQMFTDSSTVESISLQCACSLKAMIMCQGCGAFCHDDCIGPSKLCVLCLVVR, encoded by the exons AAGGATGCCCTGCAGTGGTCTCGCCATCCAGCTACAGTGGAGGGAGAGGAGCCAGAGGACACGGCCGATGTGGAGAGCTGTGGGTCTAATGAAGCCAGCACTGTGAGTGGTGAAAACGATG TATCTCTTGATGAAACATCTTCGAACGCATCCTGTTCTACAGAATCCCAGAGTCGACCTCTTTCCAATCCCAGGGACAGCTACAGAGCTTCCTCACAG gtgaacaaacaaaagaaaaagactggGGTGATGCTGCCTCGAGTTGTCCTGACTCCTCTGAAGGTAAACGGGGCCCACGTGGAATCTGCATCAG GGTTCTCGGGCTGCCACGCCGATGGCGAGAGCGGCAGCCCgtccagcagcagcagcggctcTCTGGCCCTGGGCAGCGCTGCTATTCGTGGCCAGGCCGAGGTCACCCAGGACCCTGCCCCGCTCCTGAGAGGCTTCCGGAAGCCAGCCACAG GTCAAATGAAGCGCAACAGAGGGGAAGAAATAGATTTTGAGACACCTGGGTCCATTCTCGTCAACACCAACCTGCGTGCCCTGATCAACTCTCGGACCTTCCATGCCTTACCATCACACTTCCAGCAgcagctcctcttcctcctgcctgaAGTAGACAGACAG GTGGGGACGGATGGCCTGTTGCGTCTCAGCAGCAGTGCACTAAATAACGAGTTTTTTACCCATGCGGCTCAGAGCTGGCGGGAGCGCCTGGCTGATG GCGAATTTACTCATGAGATGCAAGTCAGGATACGACAGGaaatggagaaggaaaagaaggtggAACAATGGAAAGAAAAGTTCTTTGAAGACTACTATGGACAGAA gCTGGGTTTGACCAAAGAAGAGTCATTGCAGCAGAACGTGGGCCAGGAGGAGGCTGAAATCAAAAGTGGCTTGTGTGTCCCAGGAGAATCAGTGCGTATACAGCGTGGTCCAGCCACCCGACAGCGAGATGGGCATTTTAAGAAACGCTCTCGGCCAGATCTCCGAACCAGAGCCAGAAGGAATCTGTACAAAAAACAGGAGTCAGAACAAGCAGGGGTTGCTAAGGATGCAAAATCTGTGGCCTCAGATGTTCCCGTCTACAAGGATGGGGAGGCTAAGACTGACCCAGCAGGGCTGAGCAGTCCCCATCTGCCAGgcacatcctctgcagcacccGACCTGGAGGGTCCCGAATTCCCAGTTGAGTCTGTGGCTTCTCGGATCCAGGCTGAGCCAGACAACTTGGCACGTGCCTCTGCATCTCCAGACAGAATTCCTAGCCTGCCTCAGGAAACTGTGGATCAGGAACCCAAGGATCAGAAGAGGAAATCCTTTGAGCAGGCGGCCTCTGCATCCTTTCCCGAAAAGAAGCCCCGGCTTGAAGATCGTCAGTCCTTTCGTAACACAATTGAAAGTGTTCACACCGAAAAGCCACAGCCCACTAAAGAGGAGCCCAAAGTCCCGCCCATCCGG ATTCAACTTTCACGTATCAAACCACCCTGGGTGGTTAAAGGTCAGCCCACTTACCAGATATGCCCCCGGATCATCCCCACCACGGAGTCCTCCTGCCGGGGTTGGACTGGCGCCAGGACCCTCGCAGACATTAAAGCCCGTGCTCTGCAGGTCCGAGGGGCGAGAGGTCACCACTGCCATAGAGAGGCGGCCACCACTGCCATCGGAGGGGGGGGTGGCCCGGGTGGAGGTGGCGGCGGGGCCACCGATGAGGGAGgtggcagaggcagcagcagtggtgatggtggtgaggcCTGTGGCCACCCTGAGCCCAGGGGAGGCCCGAGCACCCCTGGAAAGTGTACGTCAGATCTACAGCGAACACAACTACTGCCGCCTTATCCTCTAAATGGGGAGCATACCCAGGCCGGAACTGCCATGTCCAGAGCTAGGAGAGAGGACCTGCCTTCTCTGAGAAAGGAGGAAAGCTGCCTACTACAGAGGGCTACAGCTGGACTCACAGATGGGCTAGGAGATGCCTCCCAACTCCCCGTTGCTCCCACTGGGGACCAGCCATGCCAGGCCTTGCCCCTACTGTCCTCCCAAACCTCAGTAGCTGAGAGATTAGTGGAGCAGCCTCAGTTGCATCCGGATGTTAGAACTGAATGTGAGTCTGGCACCACTTCCTGGGAAAGTGATGATGAGGAGCAAGGACCCACCGTTCCTGCAGACAATGGTCCCATACCGTCTCTAGTGGGAGATGATATATTAGAGAAAGGAACTGGCCAAGCTCTTGACAGTCATCCCACTATGAAGGATCCTGTAAATGTGACCTCCAGTTCCACACCTGAATCCTCACCGACTGATTGCCTGCAGAACAGACCATTTGATGACGAATtagggcttggtggctcatgccctcCTATGAGGGAAAGTGATACTAGACAAGAAAACTTGAAAACCAAGGCTCTCGTTTCTAACAGTTCTGTGCATTGGATACCCATCCCATCGAATGATGAGGTAGTGAAACAGCCCGAACCAGAATCCAGAGAACACGTACCATCTGTTGAGCCCCAGGTTGGAGAGAAGTGGGAGAAAGCTGCTCCCACCCCTCCTGCATTGCCTGGGGATTTGACAGCTGAGGAGGGTCTAGATCCTCTTGACAGCCTTACTTCACTCTGGACTGTGCCATCTCGAGGAGGCAATGACAGCAATGGCAGTTACTGTCAACAGGTGGACATTGAAAAGCTGAAAATCAACGGAGACTCTGAAGCACTGAGTCCTCACAGTGAGTCCACAGATACAGCCTCTGACTTTGAAGGTCACCTCACGGAGGACAGCAGTGAGGCTGACACTAGTGAAGCTGCAGTGACAAAGCGATCTTCGGTGGACAAGGATGAGAAACCCAATTGGAACCAATCTGCCCCACTGTCCAAGGTGAATGGTGACATGCGTCTGGTTACAAGGACAGATGGGATGGTTGCTCCTCAGAGCTGGGTGTCTCGAGTATGTGCGGTCCGCCAAAAGATCCCAGATTCCCTACTGCTGGCCAATACTGAGTACCAGCCAAGAGCCGTGTGCCTGTCCAGGCCTGGGTCCTCAGTGGAGGCCACTAACCCACTTGTGATGCAGTTGCTGCAGGGTAGCTTGCCCCTAGAGAAGGTTCTTCCACCAGCCCACGATGACAGCATGTCAGAATCCCCACAAGTACCACTTACAAAAGAGCAGAGCCATGGCTTCCTACGCATGGGATCTTTACATGGTCTTGGAAAAAACAGTGGCATGGTTGGTGGAAGCAGCCCCAGTTCTTTAAGGGCTTTGAAGGAGCCTCTTCTACCAGATAGCTGTGAAACAGGCACTGGTCTTGCCAGGATTGAGGCCACCCAGGCTCCTGGAGCACCCCAAAAGAATTGCAAGGCAGTCCCAAGTTTTGACTCCCTCCATCCGGTGACAAATCCCATTACATCCTCTAGGAAACTGGAAGAAATGGATTCCAAAGAGCAGTTCTCTTCCTTTAGCTGTGAAGATCAGAAGGAAGTCCGTGCTATGTCACAGGACAGTAATTCAAATGCTGCTCCAGGAAAGAGCCCAGGAGATCTTACTACCTCGAGAACACCTCGTTTCTCATCTCCAAATGTGATCTCCTTTGGTCCAGAGCAGACAGGTCGGGCCCTGGGTAATCAGAGCAATGTTACAGGCCAAGGGAAGAAGCTTTTTGGCTCTGGGAATGTGGCTGCAACCCTTCAGCGCCCCAGGCCTGCGGACCCGATGCCTCTTCCTGCTGAGATCCCTCCAGTTTTTCCCAGTGGGAAGTTGGGACCAAGCACAAACTCCATGTCTGGTGGGGTACAGACTCCAAGGGAAGACTGGGCTTCAAAGCCACATGCCTTTGTTGGCAGCGTCAAGAATGAGAAGACTTTTGTGGGGGGTCCTCTTAAGGCAAATGCCGAGAACAGGAAAGCCACTGGGCATAGTCCCCTGGAACTGGTGGGTCACTTGCAAGGGATGCCCTTTGTCATGGACTTGCCCTTCTGGAAATTACCCCGAGAGCCAGGGAAGGGGCTCAGTGAGCCTCTGGagccttctctcccctcccaacTCAGCATCAAGCAGGCATTTTATGGGAAGCTTTCTAAACTCCAACTGAGTTCCACCAGCTTTAATTATTCCTCTAGCTCTCCCACCTTTCCCAAAGGCCTTGCTGGAAGTGTGGTGCAGCTGAGCCACAAAGCAAACTTTGGTGCGAGCCACAGTGCATCACTTTCCTTGCAAATGTTCACTGACAGCAGCACGGTGGAAAGCATCTCACTCCAGTGTGCGTGCAGCCTGAAAGCCATGATCATGTGCCAAGGCTGCGGTGCGTTCTGTCACGATGACTGTATTGGACCCTCAAAGCTCTGTGTATTGTGCCTTGTGGTGAGATAA